The genomic stretch CTCGATTTGATGCCTTCTCTGTTGATTCTTATCAGTTATCAGGTCGGAAGATGTTGGATCTTCCGCTACAAATCCAAGCATTTGAGGATAAAGATAGTTTCCTTTCTGTTAAATTTCTTTCACAGTTATGCTAGTTGTTAATTTTTCCCCAAATTTAAGCGGATGCTATTTTGaaggtttcttctcctggaaAAATTCAAATCCCGAAACCGACTGGGATTGCAGTCGCCTCTGATGCGGTTATCTGTCAAGTTTTCGGACCCTACAATTACCGGACTTGTTATTCGTGTGCTAATCCTAGCTATTGCGTCCTGTGCGCCTTCAATTTCTGATCCTGCAGAAATTTCTAGGCGACGAATCGAATCGAGCAGGTAAAGGAGGAATCAGGCGGCCATGGCTGAGCACCTGGCTTCCATCTTTGGCACGGAGAAGGACCGCGTGAACTGCCCCTTCTACTTCAAGATCGGCGCGTGCCGGCACGGCGACCGGTGCTCCCGCCTGCACAACAAGCCGTCCATCTCGCCGACGCTGCTGCTCTGCAACATGTACCAGCGCCCGGACATGATCACCCCGGGCGTGGACGCGCAGGGCAACTCCATCGACCCGGAGCGGATCCAGGAGGACTTCGAGGACTTCTACGAGGACATCTTCGAGGAGCTGAGCAAGCACGGCGAGATCGAGAGCCTCCACGTCTGCGACAACCTCGCAGATCACATGATCGGGAACGTGTACGTGCAGttccgggaggaggagcaggcggcgcgggcgcTGCAGGCGCTGCAGGGCCGCTACTACTCGGGCCGCCCCATCATCGCCGAGTTCTCGCCGGTGACGGACTTCCGGGAGGCCACCTGCCGACAGTTCGAGGAACACAGCTGCAACCGCGGCGGCTACTGCAACTTCATGCACGTGAAGCAGATCCGGAGGGACCTGCGGCGGAAGCTGTTTGGCCACCTGCATAGGTTCCGCCGGAGCCAAAGCCGGAGCAGCCGCAGCCCGAGCCCGTACCGCTACCGCCGGAGCTCGTCGCGGTCGAGGGACCGCGACGACGACTACGACTACTACTACCACTACCGTAGTGGCAGTGGCAGCCGGAGGAGCAGCGAGAGGCACCGCAGCCACGACAGCGAcggaagccgccgccggcgcgggcgttCGAGGAGCCGAAGCCCGGTGAGGGAAGGCAGCGAGGAGCGGAGGGCAAGGATCGAACAGTGGAACCGGGAGAGGGAGGCCGCGCAGGTGTGAGCAGAGCATCTGCTGTGCCTGTGTCTACGGCTCGGTTAGTTTGCCAGGTTTCTGAAACTGTCATCTTGTACTGGTAGCTAGTCAGGACCAGGTCGTAAATTGAACTCAAATTCGTGTTTCTACTTGTGACCAAATTGAACTTCTTGTCCCTGAACTTGCTTCGGATGTATTGATGAAATCTAGTTGCCTGTTTGATTGTGAACTTGTGCTGAGGATCATTGATCACGCGGTGTTCTGCCTTCTGTGTGATGTTCATGCTCTGCATTGAGTACATCTGTCTGCTCAGCAAAGATATATGTAACGATTTTCAGACAGGTCACAGGCTCAGGCTTCAAACAAATCTGCTGTGTTCCGAATACAATGTCCTGATGTTTATCTATGTTTGGGCCCGTCAGTAGATCATTGGTGGTTTTGACCATGATTTTTTCTTCCAAGTTATGGAGTACAATTAATCTGAAAAAGGTTTTGTTTCACCATAACATGTTTAGATCGAGAAAACTTGTCACCAGAGAATATCTCTTGCGGTTTGGGTACTGAACTAGCGAGTTCAAATAGCATGGGCAGCTAGATTTTTTTCATGCTAACATTTATGCTCATTTTCAATTTAAGAATATTCAAATAGTTCTCTTTTTATTTGTTCATTCTCATTTTTCTTGAATATTCAAATAGTTCTCTTTTTATTTGTTCattatcatttttcttttctgaatggTCTTGACCACATCGTCATTTTTTATCATTATATTTTGTGACGTGAAACATGAATTCGTGAAAAGAGAATACCTTTTATAGAAATATATTGTTTTTATGTAAAGTAATCTAATTTATTTGTCAATTTATTTGTCTTGTAATAATATGAATTTCTATCCGAGAGTTTTAATTCGTGAAAACAGAATACATACTTCTGTCGCAAGAGTTTTAATTTATTTGCATATATCATGCAATGGTAGCCGACATGCCTCTCATGTTTGTTGGGGGTAATGTCGTCAAAGAAATTCTTTTATTAATATAATTTTTTGTTAAACAGAAATTTTCCATAAGCCATCAAGATGCTCTTCAGTTCATATACGATGGCCACAGCTGATCCTCCCTCTTGTGTTACATTGCTATTTTTCCTGTTGAGTTCATCCGCAAGGTGAAGCCTCAGTTTCAACTTTTGATTCGTGAAATTTTTGATTCTTCATGTTTCAAGATGAACTTACTTACTCAAAACTACCACTGCACTACGTAAAAAGTTACCTACCCTTATTGATACCATCGAAAAAATAGGTTTTACATTCTATTCCTCTTATTCACTCAAACAAATGGTTGCCCTTCCCATATCGATTCATCGCAATACGCATAGGAAGGTCATCAATCAGTTGACTATAGTGTTTTGCTAGGACTTTTTCCACCCGAAGACCCCTACTCTTCACATGTGCGCCTGTTACATGCTTCTGCCCATGTCGCTC from Setaria italica strain Yugu1 chromosome II, Setaria_italica_v2.0, whole genome shotgun sequence encodes the following:
- the LOC101771411 gene encoding splicing factor U2af small subunit A, yielding MAEHLASIFGTEKDRVNCPFYFKIGACRHGDRCSRLHNKPSISPTLLLCNMYQRPDMITPGVDAQGNSIDPERIQEDFEDFYEDIFEELSKHGEIESLHVCDNLADHMIGNVYVQFREEEQAARALQALQGRYYSGRPIIAEFSPVTDFREATCRQFEEHSCNRGGYCNFMHVKQIRRDLRRKLFGHLHRFRRSQSRSSRSPSPYRYRRSSSRSRDRDDDYDYYYHYRSGSGSRRSSERHRSHDSDGSRRRRGRSRSRSPVREGSEERRARIEQWNREREAAQV